One Thermoanaerobaculia bacterium DNA window includes the following coding sequences:
- the maf gene encoding septum formation protein Maf → MPLRLVLASASPRRSALLADLDLDFTVRPPQTDESPLPFERPADLVTRLAIEKARTTIHQGEIVLAADTIVVIGNEILGKPADEADARWMLERLSGRDHEVYTGVAVAAGDGGAATPPGIGTLATRVERTQVRIRTMSDAEIAAYVAGGEPMDKAGAYAIQGWGAVYVEAITGNYTNVVGLPIPAVEACFRELGYDLASFRRSRAGAS, encoded by the coding sequence ATGCCTCTTCGCCTGGTCCTCGCTTCCGCCTCTCCACGTCGAAGCGCTCTGCTTGCGGACCTCGACCTCGACTTCACGGTGCGGCCGCCGCAGACCGACGAGAGCCCCCTTCCGTTCGAACGCCCGGCCGACCTGGTGACTCGCCTGGCGATCGAGAAGGCGCGGACCACGATCCACCAGGGAGAGATCGTGCTCGCCGCGGACACCATCGTGGTCATCGGTAACGAGATTCTCGGCAAGCCCGCCGACGAGGCTGACGCCCGCTGGATGCTCGAGCGTCTCTCCGGCCGCGATCACGAGGTCTACACCGGCGTCGCCGTGGCGGCGGGGGACGGCGGAGCCGCGACACCGCCCGGCATTGGGACCCTCGCGACTCGGGTCGAGCGCACCCAGGTCCGCATCCGCACCATGAGCGACGCGGAGATCGCCGCCTACGTCGCGGGCGGCGAACCGATGGACAAGGCGGGCGCCTACGCCATCCAGGGCTGGGGAGCGGTCTACGTCGAAGCGATCACCGGCAACTACACCAATGTCGTGGGACTTCCGATTCCGGCGGTCGAGGCCTGCTTCCGCGAGCTCGGTTACGACCTCGCGAGCTTTCGGCGCAGCCGCGCTGGCGCGAGCTGA
- a CDS encoding VWA domain-containing protein — translation MRLRALAVSLLLCLTGGTAAPAALAGPQGEALPVAAPAESSDAATGSFLADVEPLLSSVEREAYLALTRSYQRQAFERRFWEVRDPYPETARNELQERFGERLRLARERYPEPADERFRMTLLNGEPARRLPLRCAELLQAGEIWFFGSTDRIPHGFALVFVSGGVSESAPHRLWSPRSGYQELLLWPLPATGDVAGEMAERIPRDCPRGEEIVGGLAAASDWNDLATQWEVIPHPNPEWVRTFLSYSTDLPEGALPLAAQVEIRFRGRNQSRTIVDASVIVEAAALRGEASGPVPAATALLLDGEVLRDDELFDHFRYRFEISAERLSGATTLPFSARRFLRPGSYTLVLRLQDPASRRVFRSERALEVPAPGSAAAGTATDTVTAVAASARPQALGAEDATALPTPPPTLAAAADAAGAAGAASSRISDAAQEPSLRLLAPTSRLAIGLVRVEADIRGVVPARVDFELDGKPLLSKRRPPFSIEIDLGRSPRFRRLSAAAVDQAGEIVAAGEVLLNGGPHRFALRLTEPQQTPAAGEPLQARAEVDLPEGEELDRVEFYLNETRLATLFQAPWTVSLIAPPIDGLTYLRAVAFLAGGGAAEDVRVLGAEASTEAVDVDFVELYATVLDKRGRPVTDLAAEEFRVLEDGEEQEIRRFEQVDTLPIHAGVMIDTSASMIEELTDAEAAAHRFFREVLTPVDRAAVITFADAPRLAVRFTNKLELLAGGLAGLEASGETRFHDALAFALHYFSGVRGKRALILLTDGADSESRFRFDEVLEYARRTGVTIYAIGLNVPGKPVDAGAHLDQLARETGGRSFRIRRASELASVYETIRQELRSQYLLAYQSSRLDGSTAFREIRLEVGRPGVTARTLSGYYP, via the coding sequence ATGCGACTTCGCGCTCTCGCCGTTTCGCTGCTTCTCTGCCTGACCGGCGGCACTGCGGCCCCGGCTGCCCTTGCCGGTCCGCAAGGCGAGGCCCTGCCTGTTGCGGCGCCAGCAGAGTCTTCGGATGCCGCCACCGGCAGCTTCCTCGCCGACGTCGAGCCGCTGCTCTCGAGCGTCGAGCGCGAGGCCTATCTCGCCCTCACCCGCTCCTACCAGCGCCAGGCGTTCGAGCGCCGCTTCTGGGAGGTGCGCGACCCGTATCCCGAGACGGCGAGAAACGAGCTCCAGGAGCGCTTCGGTGAGCGCCTCCGCCTGGCCCGGGAACGCTACCCTGAGCCTGCCGACGAGCGCTTTCGCATGACGCTGCTCAACGGCGAGCCGGCGCGGCGGCTGCCGCTGCGTTGCGCCGAGCTGCTGCAGGCGGGCGAGATCTGGTTTTTCGGCTCCACCGACCGGATCCCGCACGGCTTCGCGCTCGTCTTCGTCTCGGGCGGCGTCAGCGAGAGCGCCCCGCACCGCCTCTGGTCGCCGCGGTCGGGCTACCAGGAGCTCCTGCTCTGGCCGCTCCCGGCCACAGGTGACGTCGCGGGCGAGATGGCCGAGAGGATTCCGCGCGACTGCCCGCGCGGGGAGGAGATCGTCGGCGGCCTCGCGGCGGCTTCCGACTGGAATGACCTCGCGACCCAGTGGGAGGTCATTCCGCATCCGAATCCCGAGTGGGTCCGCACCTTCCTGTCCTATTCGACCGACCTCCCCGAAGGTGCGCTGCCGCTCGCCGCGCAGGTCGAGATCCGCTTTCGTGGCCGCAATCAGAGCCGCACGATCGTCGATGCCAGCGTCATCGTCGAAGCCGCCGCGCTCCGGGGGGAGGCCTCCGGCCCGGTGCCGGCGGCGACCGCGCTGCTCCTCGACGGCGAGGTCCTGCGCGACGACGAGCTCTTCGACCACTTTCGCTACCGCTTCGAGATCTCCGCCGAACGTCTGAGCGGCGCCACGACGCTGCCCTTCTCCGCGCGGCGCTTCCTGCGTCCGGGGAGCTACACGCTGGTGCTTCGGCTCCAGGACCCGGCGAGCCGCCGGGTCTTCCGCAGCGAGCGGGCGCTCGAGGTGCCGGCACCCGGTTCGGCCGCTGCGGGTACCGCGACCGATACGGTCACTGCGGTCGCCGCGTCAGCCAGACCGCAGGCCCTGGGGGCCGAGGACGCCACCGCTCTGCCGACCCCGCCGCCGACGCTCGCCGCGGCCGCCGATGCCGCGGGTGCCGCGGGCGCTGCCAGCTCCCGCATCTCCGATGCAGCTCAGGAACCGAGCCTGCGCCTGCTGGCGCCGACCTCCCGGCTGGCCATCGGCCTGGTGCGGGTGGAGGCCGACATCCGCGGCGTCGTACCGGCACGGGTCGACTTCGAGCTCGATGGCAAGCCACTGCTCTCCAAGCGCCGGCCGCCGTTCTCGATCGAGATCGACCTCGGGCGCTCGCCGCGCTTCCGTCGTCTTTCGGCTGCGGCGGTCGACCAGGCTGGCGAGATCGTCGCCGCCGGCGAAGTGCTGCTCAACGGCGGCCCGCATCGTTTCGCGCTCCGCCTGACCGAGCCGCAGCAGACGCCCGCTGCCGGCGAGCCCCTCCAGGCCCGGGCCGAGGTCGATCTTCCCGAGGGGGAGGAGCTCGACCGGGTCGAGTTCTACCTCAACGAGACCCGGCTCGCGACGCTCTTCCAGGCGCCCTGGACGGTCTCTCTGATCGCCCCCCCGATCGACGGCCTCACCTACCTGCGCGCCGTCGCCTTTCTGGCCGGCGGAGGCGCCGCCGAAGACGTCCGGGTCCTGGGCGCCGAGGCGAGCACCGAAGCGGTCGACGTGGATTTCGTGGAGCTCTACGCCACGGTGCTCGACAAGCGGGGCCGTCCGGTGACCGACCTCGCGGCGGAAGAGTTTCGCGTGCTGGAAGACGGCGAGGAGCAGGAGATCCGGCGCTTCGAACAGGTCGACACGCTGCCGATCCATGCCGGCGTGATGATCGACACGTCCGCCTCGATGATCGAGGAGCTGACCGATGCCGAAGCCGCCGCGCACCGCTTCTTCCGCGAGGTCCTGACTCCGGTGGACCGGGCGGCGGTCATCACCTTCGCCGACGCGCCGCGACTTGCGGTCCGCTTCACCAACAAGCTCGAGCTCCTGGCCGGAGGCCTCGCCGGCCTCGAGGCCTCGGGCGAGACCCGCTTTCACGACGCCCTCGCCTTCGCTCTGCACTACTTCTCCGGCGTGCGCGGCAAGCGGGCGCTCATCCTGCTCACTGACGGGGCCGACTCCGAGAGCCGTTTTCGCTTCGACGAGGTCCTCGAGTACGCGCGCCGGACCGGCGTGACGATCTACGCGATCGGTCTGAACGTTCCCGGGAAGCCGGTCGATGCCGGGGCGCACCTCGACCAGCTGGCGCGCGAGACCGGCGGGCGCTCGTTCCGCATCCGGCGCGCCAGCGAGCTCGCCAGCGTCTACGAGACGATCCGGCAGGAGCTGCGTTCGCAGTACCTCCTGGCCTACCAGTCGTCCCGACTCGACGGCTCGACCGCCTTTCGCGAGATCCGCCTCGAAGTCGGCCGTCCGGGCGTCACGGCACGCACGCTCTCCGGCTACTATCCCTGA